The following coding sequences are from one Apodemus sylvaticus chromosome X, mApoSyl1.1, whole genome shotgun sequence window:
- the Lamp2 gene encoding lysosome-associated membrane glycoprotein 2 isoform X1, translated as MRLLSLVTGSELVLLVLFLGAVQSNALKLNLTDSKGTCLYAEWEMNFTVTYKAADQTNKTVNIAVPDKVTHNGSSCGDDRNVAKIMIQLGSTVSWAVNFTKESSQYTIQDIEISYNTSDNTTFPGAVDKGVFTVKDPVKFEVPMDVIFKCNSVLTFKLTPVVQHYWGIHLQAFVQNGTVSKNEKVCEEDQTVTTVAPVIHTTVPSPPTTLTPTSTPIPPPTVGNYSIHNGNTTCLLATMGLQLNITEEKVPFIFNINPATTNFSGSCHPQTAQLRLNNSQIKYLDFIFAVKNEKRFYLKEVNINMYLANGSAFNISNNNLSFWDAPLGSSYMCNKEQVVSVSRTFQINTFNLKVQPFNVTKGEYSTAQDCSADEDNFLVPIAVGAALGGVLILVLLAYFIGLKRHHTGYEQF; from the exons gagCTGTTCAGTCCAATGCATTGAAGCTTAACTTGACAGATTCAAAGGGTACTTGCCTTTATGCTGAATGGGAGATGAATTTTACTGTAACCTATAAAGCTGCAGACCAAACCAAT aaAACTGTAAACATTGCAGTACCTGACAAGGTGACACACAATGGAAGCAGTTGTGGGGATGACCGTAATGTTGCCAAAATAATGATACAGCTTGGATCCACTGTGTCCTGGGCTGTGAATTTTACCAAAGAATCATCTCAGTATACTATTCAAGACATCGAGATTTCCTACAACACTAGTGATAACACCACATTTCCTGGTGCTGTAGATAAAG GAGTTTTTACTGTTAAAGATCCTGTGAAATTTGAAGTGCCAATGGATGTCATCTTTAAGTGCAATAGTGTTTTAACTTTCAAGCTGACTCCGGTTGTTCAGCACTATTGGGGTATTCACCTGCAAGCTTTTGTCCAGAATGGTACAGTGAGTAAAAATG aaAAAGTGTGTGAGGAAGACCAAACTGTCACCACTGTAGCACCTGTCATTCACACCACCGTGCCATCGCCTCCGACCACACTCACTCCAACGTCAACACCCATCCCACCTCCAACAGTTGGAAACTACAGCATTCATAACGGGAATACCACCTGCCTGCTGGCTACTATGGGGCTGCAGCTGAACATTACTGAGGAGAAG GTGCCTTTCATTTTTAACATCAACCCTGCCACAACCAACTTCTCCGGCAGCTGCCATCCTCAAACTGCTCAACTTAGGCTGAACAACAGCCAAATTAAGTATCTGGACTTTATCTTTGCTGTG aaaaatgaaaaacgaTTCTATCTGAAGGAAGTGAATATCAACATGTATTTGGCTAATGGTTCAG ctttcaatatttcaaataacaACCTTAGCTTCTGGGATGCCCCTCTGGGAAGTTCTTATATGTGCAACAAAGAGCAGGTGGTTTCCGTGTCTAGAACTTTTCAGATAAATACCTTTAACCTAAAGGTGCAACCTTTTAATGTGACAAAAGGAGAGTATTCTACAG CTCAAGACTGCAGTGCAGATGAAGACAACTTCCTTGTGCCCATAGCAGTGGGAGCGGCCCTGGGAGGAGTACTTATTCTAGTGTTGCTGGCTTATTTTATTGGTCTCAAGCGCCATCATACTGGATATGAGCAGTTTTAG
- the Lamp2 gene encoding lysosome-associated membrane glycoprotein 2 isoform X2: MRLLSLVTGSELVLLVLFLGAVQSNALKLNLTDSKGTCLYAEWEMNFTVTYKAADQTNKTVNIAVPDKVTHNGSSCGDDRNVAKIMIQLGSTVSWAVNFTKESSQYTIQDIEISYNTSDNTTFPGAVDKGVFTVKDPVKFEVPMDVIFKCNSVLTFKLTPVVQHYWGIHLQAFVQNGTVSKNEKVCEEDQTVTTVAPVIHTTVPSPPTTLTPTSTPIPPPTVGNYSIHNGNTTCLLATMGLQLNITEEKVPFIFNINPATTNFSGSCHPQTAQLRLNNSQIKYLDFIFAVKNEKRFYLKEVNINMYLANGSAFNISNNNLSFWDAPLGSSYMCNKEQVVSVSRTFQINTFNLKVQPFNVTKGEYSTAQECSLDDDTILIPIIVGAGLSGLIIVIVIAYLIGRRKTYAGYQTL; encoded by the exons gagCTGTTCAGTCCAATGCATTGAAGCTTAACTTGACAGATTCAAAGGGTACTTGCCTTTATGCTGAATGGGAGATGAATTTTACTGTAACCTATAAAGCTGCAGACCAAACCAAT aaAACTGTAAACATTGCAGTACCTGACAAGGTGACACACAATGGAAGCAGTTGTGGGGATGACCGTAATGTTGCCAAAATAATGATACAGCTTGGATCCACTGTGTCCTGGGCTGTGAATTTTACCAAAGAATCATCTCAGTATACTATTCAAGACATCGAGATTTCCTACAACACTAGTGATAACACCACATTTCCTGGTGCTGTAGATAAAG GAGTTTTTACTGTTAAAGATCCTGTGAAATTTGAAGTGCCAATGGATGTCATCTTTAAGTGCAATAGTGTTTTAACTTTCAAGCTGACTCCGGTTGTTCAGCACTATTGGGGTATTCACCTGCAAGCTTTTGTCCAGAATGGTACAGTGAGTAAAAATG aaAAAGTGTGTGAGGAAGACCAAACTGTCACCACTGTAGCACCTGTCATTCACACCACCGTGCCATCGCCTCCGACCACACTCACTCCAACGTCAACACCCATCCCACCTCCAACAGTTGGAAACTACAGCATTCATAACGGGAATACCACCTGCCTGCTGGCTACTATGGGGCTGCAGCTGAACATTACTGAGGAGAAG GTGCCTTTCATTTTTAACATCAACCCTGCCACAACCAACTTCTCCGGCAGCTGCCATCCTCAAACTGCTCAACTTAGGCTGAACAACAGCCAAATTAAGTATCTGGACTTTATCTTTGCTGTG aaaaatgaaaaacgaTTCTATCTGAAGGAAGTGAATATCAACATGTATTTGGCTAATGGTTCAG ctttcaatatttcaaataacaACCTTAGCTTCTGGGATGCCCCTCTGGGAAGTTCTTATATGTGCAACAAAGAGCAGGTGGTTTCCGTGTCTAGAACTTTTCAGATAAATACCTTTAACCTAAAGGTGCAACCTTTTAATGTGACAAAAGGAGAGTATTCTACAG CCCAGGAGTGTTCGCTGGATGATGACACCATTCTAATACCAATTATAGTTGGTGCTGGTCTTTCAGGCTTGATTATCGTTATAGTGATTGCTTACCTAATTGGCAGAAGAAAGACCTATGCTGGATATCAAACTCTGTAA